The Vigna angularis cultivar LongXiaoDou No.4 chromosome 9, ASM1680809v1, whole genome shotgun sequence DNA window CTATTCAGTAATAGTTAACATAAATGCGTGATCTAacttaaattatatgttaattaattttatagagTTATATTATGAACTTTTTATAAAGTTTGAAAGTATGCCTCAAACAcgaatattgaaatattattttccaaCAACAACTTCTTAACGAAGGAGTTAAGTCAGTGAATGTGGCATTTTAAATTCAGTTTCATAAGACAACACAAACACAGTGAAGTGAAGTGTTGACAAAAACCAATGGAGATTGTAGGAATGGGTTTTCGTCCCACAGATGAAGAACTTGTCGACTTTTACCTCAAACACAAGTTGCTCGATGATCATCCCCTTGTCCATGTCTTGACTGACATAGATCTTTCCGATGTGGATCCTAGGGAAATACCAGGTAATAATCGAAAGCCAAACTCTCCATGCTTCTTCATGAAATCAAAACTGTCCTTTTTCTTGCTCTGATCTTTGCTTcaacttttattgttttaaatagaGATGTTAGCAAAATCAGTAATACCATTCAAAGACTCAAAATGGTTTTTCTTCAGTCCTGTTAATTTGAAGTACTCAAATAGTAAAAGGTTTAAAAGGACAACGAAGAGTGGGTTCTGGAAACCAACGGGAAAACCCCGTGATGTTAGAACAGGGGACACCAACACTGTCATTGGGACCAAGAAGACTCTTGTTTTCCAGAGTGGTCATGTTTCCAAAGGTGTCACTGTCAATTCCAAATGGGTTATTCACGAATATCAggctcttaactttctccagAACCAGGtatgtatttcattttttaaaaaacttgtaACTCTGCTCGGAAATAATCTCTGTCCTAAACTACAGTGTGTAGGAGTGTAAACTAGTCGAACCCAGATGAGTATTTGAAGCCTGGCTTTGACTAGTAAAAcagtttgtaaattttaaaatatctcatGTGACTTATGTGCTTTAATCTTGACTGTTGGTAATAATTAGTTTCTCGACAAAGCTTACGGAGTGACTTGCTGgattttttaattgagtcttTCTATCTAAGAACACTCAAAATTCGTCACTAATTTTCATCATACGTTTGCCTGATTTGTCTTGGCCTTTTACTATTGTGAATTGTGGCAAGTGAATGCTTACTATACTCCAATTTTTTCAGGATGCTTTTGTGCTATGCTGCTTGATAAAGAAACATGGGAAAACGACCGAAGAAGGAACTGCTGCACTGATCTGTGATGAAGAGGAATCCAGTAGCAGCGTGGTTTCTGACTATGAAAATCAGGCAATAGCAGAAGGAGTTCCATCTGTAAGCTGAAGGATCTTTCATGAACATATATATACACTGTGACATGCGAACATGCCGAGAATTGATACTTCTtcttctaattatatatatatatatatatatatatatatatatatatatatatatatatatatatatatgactttttcttttccagGGAGGTACTTTTACCGGAATGGAAACAATCTGTCAGGCAACACATCAAACGGAAAAACGCATCTCCCCAATCGAACAGTTACTAATTGAATTTGAGAAGGATGACGATGCCtattttagaaatgaaaaaaacattAGTCAGATTCTTTCTGAAACTATGAAGCTTCTTTCTGAAACTATGCAGATCCCTTGTGAAACTATGCAGATCCCTTGTGAAACTGGACAGATCCCTTGTGAAACTCGACAGATCCCTTGTGAAACTGGGCAGATCCCTTGTGAAACTCGACAGATTCCTTGTGAAACTAGACAGAGCCCTTGTGAAACTAGGCAGATCCCTTGTGAAACTATGCAGACTCATGGTGAAACTTTGCAGACTCCTTGTGAAACTACACAAAACTCTTTTGAAATTATGCAGACTCCTCTTGAAACTATGCAGACCCCATTAGATCCTAAGCAAATTCCTTTTGAAACTACACAAATTCTACTTGAATCCTGGAATTCATTATTAGCTGATGAAAATTTAGTCACTCAATCAAAGTCATTGAAAAGAGCATATTGCGAAAGCTCTTATATAGATGCAGAAATCGTCCCTAAACTGGTAAATATTTATTCTGCAAAGTCCAAATAACATTGATGAGTGTATCTTCTTTCGTTTCTGAACTTTCACGCTGATTTAGTAAGTTAAAAGTTGTAGTGTGCTTTATGGTGATTtgaattttgtcatttttcaaaatgtagaaggattttCTTGTTTAGATTCTTGAAAGATACTAAAAAAAATGTCTGGTTTGAGTTGGCTTTGATCTTTTGTTCTGATTCATGATCGATTGATGGGTTATTATTGAGACTTGAGATAAGTCAATCTATTTCTATACCCGTTTTTGCCTTTCCTGAATCTCTTCCCCTACATAGACCATAGGACTTGAGAACTGTACTCTTTCTTGAGTTTGTGATATTGTTATATTCTTTTGAGCACTTTTAGCAATGTATTCatctgtttattttcttttgaaatcatTGCAGGACGATAGTATTGAAGATAGTTCAACTATGTGTACTGAATATCTTAATTCAGATGAATACCATTCATCAAAAAGGTTTAAAACATCATATGATGTTGTAGATGGTGACACACATCTTCTATTTTCCAACCAAGAAGCAAGTCAGAAACAAGAAAGTATATTTCAAGACGATTTTTGGGGAGTGGAGACATCCTCATGTGACTCTACAGTATATAATCCTGTTGAGAACAATTGGAATGAAATATCTAGTTTTCCTTGCACTTAAAGGTCATGGGAAGATGAGTATCATCTAAGACCGAACAACTTCATATGGTCCGAACTAAGAACTTCGTACCATTATTGGATTAGTGGATAAGAGTATATgctattaaaaataacttactCTAAAATAGCCAATTTATTAGAAATTGCATAATGACAATTATGCATTATAATTCAAAAGTATGTATAATAGGAAATGTATTAGAAAGTATTATAAACGGCATGATGAAGTCGTGTGTATATTTAAGATAGATTGTGTACTAGGATGTTTGTATGGTTATTTGTAGTTTCTGGACAGAgtacttttttgtagtgaactTGTGTCTCTAGGATACCAAGTGTATTGCTGAAtcagtttattttctttgattttagtatttaataatatattttatcagcTTTTGGAATGCATGGACAATGCAGTTATCTTCCCATATCAGTTGAACAAAGGATTGGCTAGACAACCACTTCATTTTTATATTGCTCAGTTGATCTTTGTTTTCTGAAGCAAGGATGGTTTATTCTGGATCCTAAAATGGTAACTAGGTGCCTGATTTTGCTCCAGGGACTCTAGAGAAATATTCAAATTCAGCATGCAAAAATCCATAAAAGATTCCCTTTCTTAAGGACCTAATTTTTGTATATGGAATCAAGTTTGAGCATATTTACTATGACCAATATCGATGAGCCTGGCTGTTTTTCTTGGGGTGTAAGGGGAGAAAGTTTTGTAAAGatttgaattgaaaaagaaatggcCAATAAGAATACAGAAATCATTATTCATGTTAATCTTTCATTTAAACATCCAACTCTAACAAGGCATGCATACATACACACTTATTAATGACATGAATGAGAAGGGAAAGCGTTAGATTAGACTTGAAAACCAGCCTTGTGCATTTATACCAgctaaaaaggaaaagaaaaagaaaaattaaggtGTGAAGAAACATTTGAAACACATCTCTCATGCAATTATCTAGCACGCATTGATCTTACCACCAGCAGTCCAGTAATACCTTTAGTAGAAAAAGTTTATTGTTAACCATAAGTACAACAATTCGTTAAAACGAAAGATGGGGTGAGAGAGGCTCGAACTCTCGACCTCAGGATAACTCGATAAAGCTATGAGACCTACGCGCTAGCCAACTGCGCCACCACCCCTTGATATTTAATgtattactaaatattttaatagacaTCACTCATATGATTCAATTTTAGCTATAAAATATTGAGCCAgttaaaataagttgatttgGTTGAAGTTTAGATTTAATAATCTCATTTATCATAATACAGATGTTTAAATAATGGTGggtt harbors:
- the LOC108346333 gene encoding NAC domain-containing protein 82, giving the protein MEIVGMGFRPTDEELVDFYLKHKLLDDHPLVHVLTDIDLSDVDPREIPEMLAKSVIPFKDSKWFFFSPVNLKYSNSKRFKRTTKSGFWKPTGKPRDVRTGDTNTVIGTKKTLVFQSGHVSKGVTVNSKWVIHEYQALNFLQNQDAFVLCCLIKKHGKTTEEGTAALICDEEESSSSVVSDYENQAIAEGVPSGGTFTGMETICQATHQTEKRISPIEQLLIEFEKDDDAYFRNEKNISQILSETMKLLSETMQIPCETMQIPCETGQIPCETRQIPCETGQIPCETRQIPCETRQSPCETRQIPCETMQTHGETLQTPCETTQNSFEIMQTPLETMQTPLDPKQIPFETTQILLESWNSLLADENLVTQSKSLKRAYCESSYIDAEIVPKLDDSIEDSSTMCTEYLNSDEYHSSKRFKTSYDVVDGDTHLLFSNQEASQKQESIFQDDFWGVETSSCDSTVYNPVENNWNEISSFPCT